From Proteiniborus sp. MB09-C3, the proteins below share one genomic window:
- a CDS encoding radical SAM protein — translation MLSQYVEIIPINDEYVLFNKANGTLILLSSSDMKIISDNEVSSLNCDLYLNLKECDMLNDTEIVLNTETDFFSIGIEMSTICNLKCKYCYQSNERSRTEIERDTIEKILIYAKKVLELHPNFKEISLSFIGGEPLIHKTKLSYIYDRFKYLAEDKGIVLSVHIDTNGTIPFSDIFTTMDNLNVSISLTNKEDHNLNRGEFDTIVRNLLSILPKKTNSINIRYNVNHKNMYEFSSFLSSLRKKLPICTTVEAMNTDNYEYNKGFRNQLTNDEYIKWKSTKAIEAMIKCNYPIAFSLSSGLKLCYAYQPYSCKVFSDGAVTLCDSMFHDKSKTNIDVIANNPQKLNEIYSEYKNYDPLLEDDCKNCKDIVLCGGHILCRNTCEFQTKYDIDLFIKSYVKAFKSGKSDCFVNM, via the coding sequence ATGTTGTCACAATATGTTGAAATCATACCAATTAATGATGAATATGTCTTATTTAATAAGGCTAATGGAACACTAATATTGCTGTCGTCTTCTGATATGAAAATTATTAGTGACAATGAAGTAAGTAGCTTAAACTGCGATTTATATCTCAATTTGAAAGAATGTGATATGTTAAATGATACTGAAATTGTTCTGAATACAGAAACTGATTTTTTTAGTATTGGAATAGAGATGTCAACTATATGCAATTTAAAATGCAAGTATTGTTACCAATCAAATGAACGTAGCAGGACTGAAATTGAAAGGGACACTATTGAAAAAATATTAATATATGCTAAGAAAGTATTAGAATTACATCCAAATTTCAAAGAAATTTCTTTATCTTTTATAGGAGGAGAACCATTAATCCATAAAACAAAGTTGAGTTATATTTATGATCGTTTTAAATATCTTGCTGAAGATAAAGGAATAGTGTTGTCAGTTCATATAGACACAAATGGAACTATTCCATTTTCAGATATTTTTACCACTATGGATAATTTGAATGTGTCCATTTCTTTGACAAATAAAGAAGATCATAATTTAAATCGTGGAGAGTTTGATACTATAGTTCGCAACTTATTATCTATTCTTCCAAAAAAAACAAATTCAATAAATATTCGTTATAATGTTAATCATAAAAACATGTATGAATTTTCATCTTTTTTGAGTTCCCTAAGAAAAAAATTACCTATATGTACAACAGTTGAGGCTATGAATACTGATAATTACGAGTATAATAAAGGCTTTAGAAATCAGTTAACTAATGACGAATATATAAAATGGAAATCAACAAAGGCTATTGAAGCCATGATTAAATGCAATTATCCAATAGCATTTTCTCTTAGCTCTGGATTAAAGCTATGTTACGCCTACCAACCTTATTCTTGTAAGGTTTTTAGCGATGGTGCTGTTACTTTATGCGATTCTATGTTTCATGATAAATCTAAAACCAACATAGACGTTATTGCAAATAATCCTCAAAAGTTGAATGAAATATATTCTGAATATAAGAATTATGATCCCCTATTAGAAGATGATTGTAAAAATTGCAAAGATATAGTTTTATGTGGTGGCCATATCTTATGTAGGAATACTTGTGAATTTCAAACTAAGTATGATATTGATTTGTTCATAAAATCTTATGTAAAAGCTTTTAAATCTGGTAAATCAGATTGCTTTGTGAATATGTAA